ACAACACAGAAAATCCAAAGCGACCTCGAGATGAACCCTGCTAGTGCGGCCATACTATTAGAAATCTAGACAAGGGGGTCAAGGAAAATCACATAGATAGAGTTGCCCGCCGACTAGCCTTCATCCAAATCCTCTCCCAGAGCACATAAACTTCCATGGCAGATACAACATGTCTCTCTGCACCGAAATTCATGAACCACAATATAGATCCCAACAGAGAAGGGACTACAAGACCCAGCCCGTCCGTAAGCGCATCATCATCTGCTGCGATGGAACATGGCAATCCGCCGTTTCAGGCAAGAAAAACGTCCCATCTAATGTGACGCGTCTCTGTCGCGCTCTCAACAGTGTCGGAACCGACGAAGATGGGAATCAATGGCAGCAAATAGTCTGGTACGATTCCGGGATTGGTACGACGTCAGGTCCTTTGGGACAAAAGATCGAGGGTGCTATCGGCCTAGGCCTGGAAGGAAATGTCATCGAAGCGTATAATTTTTGTGTCCTGAACTACAGACCCGGCGATCAGATAATGTGTTTTGGTTTCTCGAGGGGTGCTTATACGGCCCGTGCCATTGCCGGGTTGATCTCCGATGTTGGTATTTGCAGTAAACAGGATTTGAATCGGTTTCCCGATCTCTGGGCAGTTTATAAGAAACATCCGCCCGGCGAGCGGTTCTATTGCAGTGATCTCTGGTTCGAGTGGATGGATGGGAAGGCGGATGAGAACCAGGGTGCTCGAGGCGAGACGTTCATTTTTGAACAGCGTCCGGAGGGCGATTGGGCCCAGGAGGGGTCAAGGGATGTGGAAGTTGTTGGTGTCTTTGATACAGTCGGCGCTATTGGACTACCAGAGGTGCTGGGGATAAGATTGCCATCTTGGTTGTTGTGGTGGGCAGGTAAGGATGGGTGGGAGAATGTTGGGCTTTCACCTAGTAAGTAAACCATATCCTCTCATTTCCTCCTTGCCTCGGTGTGATTTCATGGTGGGCTGAATATTGACAAACGGTCCCCAGATGTCAAACATGCATTTCAGGCTTTGGCCCTCGATGAACACCGCAACGCCTTCTCGCCTACTCTGTGGTATCTCCATAAACTTGGAAACGTCACGTCAGGGCAGATAAAAGATCAGAAGAAGATGGTTGATCAGGAAGCTCAAAAATGGGAGGACCTCTTGCAAGATGCAATCCATCTCAAGGGTAGCGGCAGGGCTAGCGATAGGGATGTCAACAACGCAGCCCGATCGTTAAACCAAACCGCCAGAGCCTTGAACCAGGAGGCCCGAAAGCTTCTCAAGTTGGAAGATGACCAcaagcaccagcaccacccTCGAACCTTGACACAAGTGTGGTTCCCTGGTTATCATATTCATGTTGGCGGAGGCTCAAgtgataccctcaaaagtGAGGGTGACATGGAAGAAATGTCCAACATCACCTTCTCCTGGATGCTGGACCAGATCAAACCCTATCTGTCCCTCAACGAAAAGTACATCTCCgaggaaagagaagataggGACTACCACATTTCAACGCTTGTCGAAACTACAGTCCATAAGGAGTCCTGGAGAGGTTGGGTTCAACAAAAAGCTGCAGCAATAGCATCGGCTTTCAAACTCAAATATCCCCCCCTGCCTTCCGTTCAGTCTGTGGACAAGCGACGCAGCTATGGTTGGGGAACAGGCCCGCTGGAAGACAGCTTTACGCCATTTTACTACGCAAACGGGTCACGGAAGCGAACACCTGGACGCTACGATCCGTTGGACAAAGATGGACATCGGTTAGGAGAGACGTTCGAGTTTATTCATCCAGTGGTGGGATTTCGGGAGAAGCATGTCAAGGCTTATACGCCGATTGGCCGTGATGTCAAGTTTGCCCGTCGGAGAGCTCTTGACGAGCAGGGCCGCCCTGGTTATGTTTATGACCTGGGAGATTCACGCAAGCCCTTACCGGAGTGGCGCTTAGGAGGGCTGAACTCTTTTGAGAGGCTCGCCATCAGTGGCAAGGCTGCAAATGATTATGTCGACGAACTAGATCGATATTTGCAGACTGGGATCACGACACAATGCCGATCTATTGGGGGAATTCGAGATATTGACCATGGGATTGAAATGCCCGAAAATGGGGACTT
The nucleotide sequence above comes from Penicillium digitatum chromosome 1, complete sequence. Encoded proteins:
- a CDS encoding Phospholipase D/Transphosphatidylase, coding for MSLCTEIHEPQYRSQQRRDYKTQPVRKRIIICCDGTWQSAVSGKKNVPSNVTRLCRALNSVGTDEDGNQWQQIVWYDSGIGTTSGPLGQKIEGAIGLGLEGNVIEAYNFCVLNYRPGDQIMCFGFSRGAYTARAIAGLISDVGICSKQDLNRFPDLWAVYKKHPPGERFYCSDLWFEWMDGKADENQGARGETFIFEQRPEGDWAQEGSRDVEVVGVFDTVGAIGLPEVLGIRLPSWLLWWAGKDGWENVGLSPNVKHAFQALALDEHRNAFSPTLWYLHKLGNVTSGQIKDQKKMVDQEAQKWEDLLQDAIHLKGSGRASDRDVNNAARSLNQTARALNQEARKLLKLEDDHKHQHHPRTLTQVWFPGYHIHVGGGSSDTLKSEGDMEEMSNITFSWMLDQIKPYLSLNEKYISEEREDRDYHISTLVETTVHKESWRGWVQQKAAAIASAFKLKYPPLPSVQSVDKRRSYGWGTGPLEDSFTPFYYANGSRKRTPGRYDPLDKDGHRLGETFEFIHPVVGFREKHVKAYTPIGRDVKFARRRALDEQGRPGYVYDLGDSRKPLPEWRLGGLNSFERLAISGKAANDYVDELDRYLQTGITTQCRSIGGIRDIDHGIEMPENGDLRQGDFTSERSHHQSLQFGIQSPQWKSKDVSYSQETVTPIR